Part of the Lycium ferocissimum isolate CSIRO_LF1 chromosome 6, AGI_CSIRO_Lferr_CH_V1, whole genome shotgun sequence genome, tcaataaattaaattactgacgAATTTAATTCAATGATTAATTTCCTTTAGAGCACTCcttaacttatttcatgtgTCGGATTCATAAATCCACCGGCCGGGTTTACACATGAAAACTTAtaagttttctcaaaaaaaGGTGTATCATCAATCTCTATACCGAGACATGGATTCCATCAACTAACTTATTATTTCAccaatatatattattatcatcCAATCTACCAAGCATATTGATCCATCTCAGGATCTCACCTTTTAATAGATCAAAATGACAATTAATACATACAGCTCGTAATAGTTATATCAAGATTAGGaatataagtacatttaatggtTTAGAGAATATGTTTTTGTCAGTCAGTCTAAAACAtctatctctacttggtcctgTTCAATGCATTCAAAACGCACTAGCACGAGAAGTTAGAACTGCACCATTCTCATAATCAAGATAAATTACATTTAATCTCGTGCTACAATCATTCGATGGTTTGTCCAAATTTCCATCTACGATTGTGAACTATAACTTTTAACTTATAAGAACCTATGATTTAATCTTACGTGTACAAGcttaaactctatacactaaatcatctactatataagttgAGGACACATATATGACAAAATGATCTATTTAATTTAACATtttattgaattgaatcaataattaaataaacaatTGTTCCATAAGAAAATACTATATCTAAAcgcatggttaatagtatatcctaacaatctcccacttagactCATAACCATGCGTCTACAACTTTAACACTCAATCCTTCTACATGCCTATCAAAAGGCTTTTGTGGTAAGGCTTTTGTAAAAGGGTCTGCCAGGTTGTTCTCTGAAGCAATCTTTGCAACTACCACGTCTCCTCTCTGCACTATGTCTCGAATCAAATGGTACTTACGCTCGATGTGTTTTGCTTTCTTATGGCTTCGTGGTTCCTTTGCATTTGCAACTGCTCCACTATTATCACAATAGATTATAAGAGGTGCTTCAATCGAAGGGACAACCGCCAAGTCTTTTAGGAAGCTTCTAAGCCATACTGCCTCCTTGGCTGCCTCAGAGGCAGCCACATACTCGGCTTCCATGGTGGAATCAGCAACACAAGTTTGCTTGATGCTTCTCCAAATAACGGCTGCGCCTCCCAAGGTAAACACACTTCCTGAGGTCGACTTTCTAGAGTCCTTGTCAGACTGGAAATCTGAGTCCGTGTACCCTATCGGCACCAACTCATTCGAATGGTAGACTAGCATGTAATCCCTAGTCCTTTTCAGGTACTTAATTATATGCTTAACTGCAGTCCAATGTTCTCGTCCAGGATTAGACTGAAATCTGCTGACCATGCCTACGGCAAAACAGATGTCGGGTCTAGTGCACAACATAGCATACATGAGGCTTCCCACAGCTGATGCATAAGGAACCGCCTTCATACTTTCTATCTCTTCATCTGTCTTAGGACATTGATCCTTAGATAGAGAGATTCCATGTCTAAAAGGAAGAAATCCTTTcttggaatcatgcatgctgaACCTGGTAAGAATTGTATCAATGTAAAGGGCTTGAGATAAGCCTAACATCCTTTTCTTGCGATCACGCAAGACCTTGATCCCAAGGATGTGAGCAGCTTCTCCCAAATCCTTCATATCAAAATTAGTGGACAACCATTCCTTAACTGAATTCAACAAGCCCACATTATTTCCTATGAGCAAGATGTCATCTACATACAATACCAAAAACACTACTTTATCCCCATTCCACTTTTTGTACACACATGACTCATCAAGACATTGCTCAAAATCGAAAGTCTTAACCGCAATGTCAAAACAAGTGTTCCATGCTCTAGAAGCTTGCTTTAATCCATAAATGGATCTTTTAAGCTTGCACAACATgtgttcttttcctttttctatgaAACCGTTCGGTTGCCGCATAAAGATGGTTTCATCAAGGCTTCCATTAAGGAAGGCTGTCTTGACATCCATTTGCAAAATCTCATAATCATAATGTGTAGCAATGGATAAGAGGATTCTAATAGACTTAAGCATGGCTACTGGCGAAAAAGTTTCCTCATAATCGATCCCTTCTTTCTGAGTAAACCCTTTTGCAACAAGCCTAGCTTTATAAGTTTGCACTTTTCCGTCtactcctctctttttcttataGATCCACTTGCATCCAATGGGTTTGACTCCATCTACAGGTGGTTCTACGAGATCCCAGACTTGATTAGAGTACATGGACTCCATTTCTGATTTCATAGCAACAATCCATTTTTCTGCATCTTTATCCTGTAGTGCTTCGTCGTAATTGACGGGCTCGGTATTCAACTCTTCAGGGATTCGATCAAAAGACTCTCCCAAGAGTGCATACCGAGATGGTTTTCTTATCACTCTCCCACTACGACTAGAAACTACAGGTGCAGGGACAGGTACAGGTACAGGGACGGCTGCACTACTATGATCTTGTGGTTGAACCACATCATTTATAGGATTTGGAGTCTCTATGTTATCCTCACCGCCTTGCGGTGGTGGGATACCAATGACTTCTTCCTCTAGTGCAATCTGCTCAGTACCACTCCCACTACCTTGATGCAACAGATTGTCAGGAACTTGTACTCGTGGAACTGTATGTCTATTTACATCTCTCCCACTACTAAAATGCAATGGTATGTCAATTCTAACATCAGGGGTTTGGATTTGGTTTTCATTATTATTAGTAGATTGATTTGTTATCTCTTTGCTTAATTCCCGTAAAACTAGTTTGCTTCTGGGAATGTGGTTTGTTAAAAAATCCTTTTCTAGAAACTTGGCATTGGTACTTACAACGACCTTCTTTTCTTTAGGATTATAAAACAAGCCACCTTTCGTTCCTTTAGGGTATCCAATAAAAACACATACTTCTGTTCTTGCTTCTAATTTTTCTGCCTTCCCTTTCAGCACATGTGCTGGACATCCccaaatccgaacatgtttcaAACTAGGTTTATGCCCAGTCCACAGTTCCATGGGTGTCATAGGTACAGACTTAGAAGGAACCAAGTTCAGAATATAATTCGCGATTTCTAGTGCATATCCCCAAAACGAAGAAGGCAAATCGGAGTAACTCATCATAGATCTAACCATTTCTAAAAGAGTCCTATTTCTTCTTTCTGCTACACCATTCTGTTGTGGCGTTCTAGGTGCAGACAATTGAGATGTAATTCCTTGTTCTGATAAGTAACTAATGAACTCTGTGGAGAGGTATTCGCCACCACGATCAGATCGCAATGACttgatatatttttcatgacgtTTCTCCGTTTCTGTCTTAAactctttaaatttttcaaagCATTCAGACTTACGACACATCAAGTAAATATATCCATATTTCGAGTAATCATCAATGAAAGTCACGAAATACTCATAACCACCTCTTGCTTGCACGTTCATTGGACCACACAAATCAGAATGAATTAAGTCTAATTTATCATTGGCTCTATTTCCTTTTGAGGGGAAGGGTCTCttagtcatttttccttctaaacAAGATTCACATGTTGGAAGTGCCTCTACTTTCAATGAACCTAAAGGTCCATCTCGAACCAACCTCGAAATCCTGTCTAGATTTATATGACATAGACGCAAGTGCCACAAATAAGTCTCATTATATTCCGAAGAACGTTTTCTTTTATTCGAAAGGTTAACATTATTCAGTTCTATAGGATGCTGCAGTTCTGGagaaacattaataataaaaagaCCATCAATCAATGTACCAGCAGAGATAAAGCGTTTATTAAAACTAATAACGCAACCGTTATCAGAAAAATTAACATCATAACCATCTCTTAAAGCTCTAGAAACTGAAATCAAATTTCTTCTAACAGCAGGTGCATATAATGCGTCTCTCAAAATTAAAACTCTACCACTACCAAACGAAATTCTAATATTTCCTAATGCTAAAGCTGGAGCTGCTGAACCATCCGCTTGAAAAATGTTAACTTCTCCTCTAATCAGCTTGCGCGTTTCCTGAAACCCCTGCAAAGTAGTGCAGATATGATCAGTGGCTCCTGAATCTACACACCATGACGTGGTAGAAACAGCCGCTAAAAATGTTTCAACGACAAGTGAAAGTGAGTTACCTGGCTTGTTTTTCAGCTTGGCCAGAAAAACCGGACACTGCGCCTTCCAATGGCCTGATTGCTTGCAATGAAAACACTTGCCCTTAGGCTTTTTCACGCCTCCAGTTGGACTGCGCAACTGCCTTAGTATTGTGagcttttttcttcttctgtcCACCTTTCAGTTTAGAAGTAGAACCTTTCTCAACTTTGAGTGCCACAACTGGTGCTTGTTGTTTGACAATTGCCTCTGCCGCCTGCAGCTCATTCAACAGTTGCGCCAAAGATAAACTCATCTTGTTCATATTATAGTTCAGGCGAAACTGTTGAAAACTGTCTGGCAGAGACTGCAATATCATCTCAACCTGGGTATCATTGTCAATTTCAGCCCCCAAGACCTCTAGTTCATTCAAAAGTTTCATCATTTTCAGAACATGATCTCTCACTGGGGTACCTTCAGCCATCTTCGTGTTCATAAGATCTCTCATGGCAGTTTGCTTAGCTGAGCGCCCCTGGTCACCAAACATTTGTTTGAGACTCTCCAGGATCTCATAAGCAGACAACATAGCTTGATGCTGATGTTGCAGCACATTCGACATTGAAGCCAGAATATAGCACCGCGCCATCTCATCAGCTTTCTGCCATTTCTGATAAGCTTTCTTATCATCATCACTGGCCTCCCCATCAGGCTTAAGAGGGCACTCTTCGTGGAGTACAAATTTATACTCCTCAGCAGTTAACACAATGTCAAGGTTTCTCCTCCAGTCAACATAGTTATGACCCTCAAGTTTGTTTTGTGCCAAAAATAGTGCTAAGGGAGTTAAAAGGAGACATATTGAATCTGAAGAGAAAAAAACGTTACAATAGATCAACAAAACAGTCATATAATTATTGAATAATTAAATTCAAAACTCATCACATACATATGTACTCATGCATCTCGAATAGCCAATCGATGGGATTGGAGAACTACTCATGCAATACACATATACAATGACTGACTATTCACTCCATGAACTTTATAGAGAGCTAACTCAGATGGAGAGTTTACTATTAGTTTAAGTCAAGTGAAAATCAAAACCCTAGTGACATTGATCCAATCATATACTACTCAGTTTAGGAGAGTTAATACAGATTATCAAAACTAGCGATTAAATACTTAGTGACTTGTATTAAAATTCATTCGATATGGAGGAAGGTCTAAGCCAGCACATAAACATAATACTTCACTACTATATAATCCTGGTAACCTTGAGGATGAATCCCCATCACCAAATaaattgtttttcaaattttatataattttttattttccagAAATCAGAAAAATGGCCAAAACCCCATCTAAACGACCCCAAATGGCCAAAAAAGGCCCTACATCAATAGCAAAGCTATTGAGTATTGCGAACTGGGTCGTTTCCGATGGACCTACCAATTTTCAAGTCAATCTGaatccgaatttttttttttccgctgACCAGATCGAAAAAATCGTTTTCGGCAAAGTTAGGATTTGGTTTCAAAATTTCTATTCACTAATTCTTATCACATACCATCATTAGAGTACTAATGTACATGAATCAAGAATAAAGAACAAGTTTTgaaatatgcttttcataatAATCAGTACTTGTTTCAAAAAGAACACAACATGGTTTGCAATTTCAGAAACATACATGAAAGCGATTAAACCTATGAAAAACAAAGACGTTATCTATATAGATGCAAGCGTGGCTCTTGATGCCAATTGTTGGAAAATATACACAGCGGAAGCGATTCCATAATCATACTGCTTACATGAATAATAGATAACAAACACGAACATGTAGAACTTACAAATATGCTGAAAATTAAATCGAGAAATACCTCTCGAAGCGTGAACAAATATCCTTCAAAGAAGTCCGACTCCAGTTCTGCAGTCTTCTGCAGTGATCCCAAAATAACAGCCGAACTCTCTCAATACTTGGGTGGGCAAGtattgtttgaaaacttgtgttTCTTAGGTTAGGAGGACCCCAAATATATATAGGGTTTTCCACTTTTTTTACCCAGTCCAAATTAGGACCAAAAAAacgtttttcttccttttccccCAAGAAACAGGATTCTGAATCCTAGTTAAATATGGGCACAGCAGGGACCACGGAATTAATTACTGAGGCTCCCTATTATAGAAATAATtcaaaaatctgatttgaaTTATTcttaccataataaattacaaatCATTCCACTAGAAATTCGTAATTGCACTCCTCCatttatatttcaaaattccTCATTAAACACTTATATAattccccatgttaagattacagacactaatcaataaattaaattactgacgAATTTAATTCAATGATTAATTTCCTTTAGAGCACTCcttaacttatttcatgtgTCGGATTCATAAATCCACCGGCCGGGTTTACACATGAAAACTTATAAGTTTTCTCAAAAAAGGTGTATCATCAATCTCTATACCGAGACATGGATTCCATCAACTAACTTATTATTTCAccaatatatattattatcatcCAATCTACCAAGCATATTGATCCATCTCAGGATCTCACCTTTTAATAGATCAAAATGACAATTAATACATACAGCTCGTAATAGTTATATCAAGATTAGGaatataagtacatttaatagTTTAGAGAATATGTTTCTGCCAGTCAGTCTAAAATAtctatctctacttggtcctgTTCAATGCATTCAAAACGCACTAGCACGAGAAGTTAGAACTACACCATTCTCATAATCAAGATAAATTACATTTAATCTCGTGCTACAATCATTCTGATGGTTTGTCCAAATTTCCATCTACGATTGTGAACTATAACTTTTAACTTATAAGAACCGGTGATTTAATCTTCTGTGTACAAGcttaaactctatacactaaatcatctactatataagttgAGGAcacatatatgaaaaaatgatctatttaatttaacattttattgaattgaatcaataattaaataaacaatTGTTCCATAAGAAAATACTATATCTAAAcgcatggttaatagtatatcctAACATGATTTTCATGGTTACTCTTGTTCTAATATATATGTGACTTTTGTCCACTCTTTTGAATTAAACTAGCTATAATGGccttaacaaaaataatttatccaTTATTATGACAAAATGAGACTATGAGACTATGTGTATTAATATAACTAAATTATTAACTGATAACcgtctatatatataaagatatgTCACGTATTTCTTGTGTTAGTATAAATATTGGGTGTAAGATAagtttttatccaaattttatATGCATGAATTGACAGTTGACAACCATCCTTTATAAACAGAAAAATGACGAAGGCATGTTATATATCCAATTTGCAAACATGAAAGAATATGGCTTTCTCTATCATGGAGAAGTCACATTCTAGAAATTATTTAGCCATATTTCTCCTCAATGATTGCATCCTATAATTTGTCCAAACCGCATTttccacaaccatcacaatatggAGTAAATTTACTACCTGTAATTACTGGGTCTATGAGTAGTTTAATAGTTTTGTGtaagtttttttccttttcttcagagaaccaaacaaaaaaaaaaacactcagGTCGAGGTGGATTCATAAGATCGGGAAGGTGAGGTCCTCTAGTGTGGTTAGAATTACACACCTAATTGATATAAGATGTGTTAAATgtgcactacaaaaaaaaaaaggtaatttgcggaggttgaaagttgcaattcgcggagGCTTTAGCCTTTTCTAGCAACTAGTGGAGGCTAAAACCTCTGTAAATTGTaactttcaacctccacaaattactcatttttttgTAGTGGTGTCAAAAAGATCCTGCATATTGGAAGTTGCTAAGTACAATTAAGAAGATTCAtataagaaaaacaataattttAATGGTACGCGATCTTTGGGTGATTTGCACAAATAGAATATTCTCATGCCATTCTCTTACGTTTGGATCTTGTTTAAATAAGTTTAGCAAAACTAGCTTGTGGATCAGAACTTTGGCCGAAAGTCTTGGCGGATTGCCAGATGTTCGGATGGATGAGTAAAGACTTGCCTTTCCACAAGTCTTAACGTATCaccaaaattttattataattgtatCGTAACTTTGGAAAAAAATCGTTCACAAGTCTTGGTAGATTAAGACTTGTATCGCCACAAGTCTTGGCGGATCACTAAGAGTGTAGTACAATTTGTGTCACAGTTTTTTTCATGGCGGATCACCAGGGTTTTAGTATAGTTTGTGTCACAACTTCGGAACAATTTGTTTCATGGCGGATCACAAGAAGCTTCTGGTGGATCAACAAAATTCCTGTGCAAATTGTCTCATAACTTAGGGGAGAATTGTTCACTGAAGAATGATAAGGATTCATTAATGGTGAATCCAAGAACAAGATGAGAATTTAGAGAGAAGAAGATtttttcatatcatcaaacTTGTGTTGAATGAGTACAAGGCTTCATATATATAGTTAGAGAGTAGGATTAGTTTAACTAACTAATCCTCTACTTAGTCACTAACGGCTATAACTAACTCACTAATTATAATGACTAACAATTTCCTAACTACTTTACTCAACACTCTCCTTCAAACTTGGTGgtatgaaaatgttgaagacACCAAGTTTGGACATCAAATATTAATGTTGCACTCTGTTTAAACTTTTAGTGAGTATATCAACTGGTTGATCATGTGTTGAAATGTACTCAATCTTCATTTTTCCTTGTTGAAGCTTTTCCCTTATGAAGTGACAGTCTATCTCTATATGCTTGATTCTTTCATGATAAACTGGATTGGCAGCTTTCTGTAAAGCTGCTTTACTATCACTATGTATACACATTGGTAATTGTACCTGAACACCAAGATCTTTTGTAAGACCAATTAACCATTTAACTCTGCAACAGTTGAGGCAAGACTTATGTACTAAGATTCTGCTGATCTTCTGGACACAATAGACTGCATCTTtgatttttcaagaaatcagTGAATCTCTCGGTTTGATTACAAATCTTGTAACTGAATTTCTTGAGAAAAGACATGAGGCCCAATATTCATCACAGTATGCAGTTAGAACATCTTGCTTGTTACTTGAGAGTAGTACTCCTTGACCATTTTCCCTTTAATATATCTGATAATCCTCATTGCTCTATCCATATGAGACTTCTTTAGTTGTTGGAGGAATTGACTTAATGACTGTACACTATATACTATATCATGCTTGGTGACAATAAGATATAGAAACTTCCCTATAATTCTTTGATATGCTCCTTAATCTGTCAGTACTTCGTCATTTTTCACTTTGATCATCATACTCTTTGGTTGTTATATTTGTAGTAGTGTCCATAGGAGTATTTGCTAGTTTTGCTGCCCTTAAGCTAGTCTAAAAAATTAACTCTAATGCATATTTTCTTTGATGCATTACAATGTCTTGATTTGATTTTGCAAATTCAATCCCAACGTTTAATTCTCCAAGATCTTTTATCTTGAAGGCTTTATGTAGTGCAGTTTTTGTTTCTAGTAGCTGCTCAAGGTTATCACTAGTTATgagcatgtcatcaacatatactaACACTATGATTATTCCATTTCCTGTCCTCTTTATAAATATAGAGCGATTACACTGACTTTGATGAAATTCACACTTAAGTAAGGCCTCACTTTACTTTGCATTCCACTGCCTTGATGCTTTCTTTAAACCATACAGGGATTTTGAGAGTCTACATATCTGCTTACACTCCTCTTGACTCTTAAATCCTTGTGGAAGATTCATTTAGATCGCATCATACAAATCCCACTATAGGAATGCATTATAGACATCCATATGATAAATGTGCCACTTCCTTGCTGCTGCAATTGTCAATACTGTTCTCAAGGTGCCCATCTTTATTACCAGACTGAATGTTTCTTGGTAGTCAATTCCTTCTGTTTGACTATATCCTTTTGCAACTAGCCTTGCCTTGAATCCTTCTATTTCTCCTGTGGCCTTGTACTTCACTTTATAGATCCACTTACAGCCAATCGATTTCTTGCCTTGTGGAAGAGGATCCACTTGCCATGTTTGATTGTTTTCTAATACTTCTATCTCAGCGTGCATTGCATCAACCCATCTTGGATCCTTAACTGCTTCTGCGTAGCAAGTAGGTTCAACAATGTTAGAAAAGATTGCAAGATAACTTTGGTATTTCGGTGATAATTTCTCATAAGATATGTATTTTGATAAAGCATAAGGCATATTATCATGAACATTCAAGGATATGAAATCCTTCATCCATCCAGGAGGATGTTTTCCTTTGGTGGATTTTCTCGTATCTGTTGTATTTTGCACTACTGGTGCTTGATTTAGCACTACTGGTTGATGTGCTATAAcaggtgttgacacctaatttttgacctcccgtaatttatttcaaCCATCAGAATCCCGGAATAATAAATAAACGAGCTGAGCACTTTGAAAGCcttaaatgattttttcaaaTTGTCCAGGTCAATATTTCTTTCCcttaaattaataaaagggattttcatgcatcataactttatttagaaattaatgagtattttcatgatattttaagagattttgttaaatttaaaaagaaaaaaaagaggaagggttttatttatttgattattaaagaagtcaaattttg contains:
- the LOC132061412 gene encoding uncharacterized mitochondrial protein AtMg00820-like — its product is MKDFISLNVHDNMPYALSKYISYEKLSPKYQSYLAIFSNIVEPTCYAEAVKDPRWVDAMHAEIEVLENNQTWQVDPLPQGKKSIGCKWIYKVKYKATGEIEGFKARLVAKGYSQTEGIDYQETFSLVIKMGTLRTVLTIAAARKWHIYHMDVYNAFL